DNA sequence from the Xyrauchen texanus isolate HMW12.3.18 chromosome 32, RBS_HiC_50CHRs, whole genome shotgun sequence genome:
TGATCTGTCTCATTCCTCCCTTGCTGAGATAATTCCattattttttttggcagaaaatcCACAGAGCTCTGAACATGACTTATGACGATGTGAAACGACAGCGGGCAAATACAGAGAAAAGGTTTTGACTTTGTTTTACTATCTGCATTTCAATTTAATCACAGCAGGATTATGATTATCATGCCTCTCCTCCATAAATGTGTAAACATAGAACAAAGcactttaaatgttaattaatttattttgctcATAATACTGCTGACACAAACTGAGGATTTTGTAATAACGGATggcttttttttgtgtgaatacTACATGGATCATTCCTATTATACAGTACCTTTGAACTCTTTAaacttctaaaaataaaaaataaacattatatgcttgtgttttaattATAAAAGGCCAGACACTAATAAATATGCTATGGTCAAGTTTAGGATTATTTACACAGTGGCAATAAAATTAAAAGATGCCATTATAGAACCAAAAAGGATAAAGATAGAAATAGCTAGTTTGTGATTGACATTTATCTTGCATGAGGATCTCAGCTTGAagttaattttgatatttttaaccattttattagataatatttgttattttatcaaACAGAATTTAATATTTGAGAGACATATCAACAACTAATGTTATTGAGGGCATGGAAACAATCCTATAAATTGATTACGAAATATTATAAGGTAAAAAATAGGAAGcacccagaatatttcttaaaAGTAGTTTTTCATTTTATAAGTTTAGAAGTGCATAGTACCTAAGGACAAGGCAAATATGCAACATCCACTCAAACCAATGTTTTGCAATTCACATTCACCACCATGTTCATTTAAATCTGATATTGTGACAAATGAAAAGTAactaattttatttcaaaaacagtAGCATTAAAACATGTTATCCAATATATTAACACATAGGAGTAGGAATGACCCAAATAACTTATGTTGGCTCTCTCTTCCCAGTTGTAACATCCAGAAAGCTCAACCACATCAGCCACCTCCAACTGCTTCACTTGGAGCCTTTGCCAGATGGAACAACGAAAGCACCAATGCACCACAGGATTCCAAGGACAAGAGGGTTCATTTCAACCTGGAGTCCCTCAACACACGCCGTCTCCTCCCCCGTGCTATAGTGGAGGGGGGTCAGGGTAGCACTGCCTCTGTGTTCAGCTCTGGGGCAGGAAGTCTGTTGGCGAGGGTGTGTGAAAATGGAGGGCCCGTTGCTCAGCGGCCCACCTCTTCAGTGAGTTCTTCAAGCCCCCCCAGAGAGGGTGAGCTTGAGGAGCTACAGGTGAAAATCGAGGAGATCCGTGGTCATTTAAAAGCTGCTTTGGCTCGCAGGGCGGAGCTTCAGACTACACTGGCTAAGGAACGGTCGGCTGCCACTGAAGTACCGGCGACCAAAGTAGCTCCGCCCACGGTTACAGCCACCATTTGCCCCGCCCTCACAAAAGAGCCATCAGATTTGAAAAGGTGATGCTCAAAACACCTGGAAGAAAATCTGGCAAAAGGACATGTTTTTCTATCAGTATCCTCCAAAAGACTTTCATATTAATGTGGAATCTTTTAAAATCTTTCATGCTCAGGCAACACTGACCTTTGGCACAGTTTTGCTAATGACAATGCTAAAAAGACCTCATGTGGCTTATTTTCTAAAGCATCACATAACCCAACTGGTTAAATTAGGAGCTGCCTGGTTGGGGATTCTTTCAAATCATTGGGATGTTTGAGGACTTACAGAGCAGAATATAACGATGAAAGCACCAGCAAGCCCATGCTTTCCTCTCAGCAGCCTGATATACAAGCAAATTTTATTTAATCACATCCAAGAAGGTCCATTCCCTCTGCCAAGCTGTTGTGACTATTATTTCCATGTCTATTCAGGATAAGGAACAGAATAAAACCTGAATTGACAGTCTGCTGCACCAGAGACCTCATCATGGAGCCTTGTGTTTGCCGCTTTGGCAATGATTTTAAAGCTTGTGTCTGATCTGAAAACTGCTGTTGTTTAAggaatgttcaatacaagttaagctctatggaCAGTATCAGTGGCATGCTGTCGATAACCACAAACAATAATTTTGACGTGTCCCTCAGTTAGTAAAAACTAGGAAAATTAAAGTCTATGGGACATGGGATTGCAGTTACCACTTTgtgcaaatttaaataaaatttttcaaCTCAATTGTAAAGCTAGGTAACTTTCACACAAAGCGCCAGAATAGAACGTGATGTAACTACCCACAAAGTACTGTTTATGTGGAACCAACTCCACCAACAGGGATTACATTTGTAACACCCAACAAGTTAATTCAAATAGAACAGTTGTTCCAACTTTAAAAAGATGATTCagaaactttacaactcaaataacatTTATGAGCaaggaattcaaaaaaattattttccaaaCATATGCGCTTTCCGCTGGAATGCCTTTCCCTATTGATTTccatatgtaataataataataataataataataataataagttttatttatatagcgcctttccagagctcaaggacgctttacaatagacaagcaacaataaaggcagaggacaaagacagcagacaaaacaacagcaggtagaTAACAGTGAAGGTACAGAAAATGAGAAGGTTAGGTAGATGGGGCAGCACCCAgcggaggaaggaaggaagaaaaaaaaaaagaaaaaaaaaaaatacagtacaacTTAAGAGTTATAACATTCAGCAAATAAGTGAGTCTTGAGCATGGATTTGAATTCAGAGATAGTGTTAACAGAACAGAGTGATCGGGTAGAGAGTTCCATATTTTGGGTGCTACAACACTGAATGATCTGCCCCCATCGAAACAAGGCGATGCCGAGGGACGACGAGAAGGCTAGAGTCGGAGGATCGTAGAGAGCGAGTCGGTGCGTAGGGGTGAAGCAGATTACAGAGATAGGAGGGAGCCAAGCCGTGCAGAGATTTAAAAGTGAGAAggagaattttgaatttgatacgttaaaccacaggaagccagtgaagatcatgcaaaattggggtgatatgtgcagaacgcttggtgtgggtgagtattctggcagcagagttttgaatgtattgcaatttggaaatggagctagcaggaaggccaataaaaagtgcattgcaaTAATCGAGACGTGATGTGATAAATGCATGGATGACAGTTTCAGCGTCTGAGATACTGATGAAGGGACGGAACTGAGCGATGCGACGTAGATGAAAGAATGCTGATTTAGTGATAGAATTAATGTGAGAATGGAAAGATAGAGACGTACATTATAGTGCGATTTCTGCTTGTTTTTCCAAACAAAATTATTGTCTGTGGTTATCGACATGTCACAGATGATAAAAGTTGTATTCAACCCAAAACCTTCCTTTAATTGACCATTTTTTCTCTCGAAGGTTTGACATTTGAATGGCCAGGTTGCCTGTTTGAATTAAgttcagtgttaaaaaaaataataaacttgatCTTGTCATAAATTTTACATCTCACTTGAAACATTACAGCTCGGGGCTATATTTATGGGTGTTAATTGCATTAACTCAGCGCTACAGCATCTCAAAGCAAAGAAATTACAGTTCTTGATCCAATCAAACCAATTATCAGCTAGATGCATAGCTAACCTCTAGTTAATGTTTCTAGCTTGATTTCTGGTACAATGTGATTTTAGTGACAATTGATTATGATCTTACATACATTTAGGACCTCACCTTCAAAAgagattttaacatttataatgacaTTGATCAGAAGGATGGGTTTCCAGCTGGAAATCAAAGGATGTTCAACACAAAATGTtctcaaataatgcaaaaaaaaataataaaacctaTACATCATATTTTCTGCATTTCAGTTCACATACATTACCAGTAAAATGTTTGGACTCAAATACTCATTATTATATCTCTTTTTCCACAAGATGTTAAATCAAAATACTCCTACATTTAAGCTTCTTTCAAGAAGCCACCCATTGGTTAGATTTTTGGTGAATTCGGACTCCAACTGACATGCAATACTGACATGCAGTATGATGGGCACTTGTTGGCTGATTTTCATTCACTATACGGTCAAACTCAaccattaaaaataactttaattgttttgtaaaataaaaaactaatttagtcaggtgtttccaaacttttgacaggTGCCGTGTTTCTAGAACCAATAAGAGAAACCCAAAAGAACCACAAAAAGGAGTGGAAATTAATTTAGTCTCTTTAtgcagtttttttaaatgttacagttaaacacatttgaatgaGACAAAATCTAGTTCATAACAGAACTGAGACTTTTTATCAGTTTCTGTCTAGATGACTAGATCTAAACACTACAATCATCCATTTCCTCTCACAATGGCAAATAGGCAcaggaaagaagaagaaaaaaaaaaaaaaaaagaggaactgATCATAAAATCTTTCAGACTTGGATAGACCTGCACCTCACAAAATATtgcacaatttgaaaaaaaaaaacaaaaaaaaaaaacaaatccagagcCTGGCTTTAACTTGCCATGTTGTTGCATAGCCTTTGAAAGAACACCATTCCCCCAATAGTGTTATTTCAGCCACAGTCATATGTCAAAGAGACTGTATGCGACAACAGATTCTGTTATTTGATCTCCTGGTTTACGGAGCATTTAGTGAAGGTAAATGTAGTCTCTTTTACACGTGATCATGGAGATCAACAAAATTGTTCTGTCATTGTGCAACCACTGTAACCAAACTACCAGAAACACATTGAACTTGACATTGCTGCCTACATGTTGAAATCTTTATGTAAAAGCAGAATATGAAAAGACAACTGAATCTCCTGGATCAGCGACTTTGATGCATTGCAAGACGGATGGAAAAAATTCTTCGCATCTGACCTGCACTGCTTACGTCTGAAGAAATCTGGATCTTATTGTTTGGCTGATTAGAAATAACATCAGTTAAAGAAACAACACATTTACTCTTGGTTACATTGCTTTTATATCCCATGACAATTTACTTGCTGGCTTTGAAGCTTCTGGTAAGGCTATTGACCCCAAAGTATTTCAGAGGGAAATACTTCGTTAATATTCAGTTTAAAAAGCACAAGACACACCCTCTCTCTTGAAGCCAGATTTGACCTGAATTAAAGCCAAAGACTTCCTGATGAATTTGTGCAAAGATGACATGCCTGTCTAAACTTTAAGAACAAATCACAAGAAATGACCCCTGTTAAACAGGACAGCTTTTTAAATAAGGATTGTGTGGCAGACTTGTGCAGAGAATTATCTGGGTATAATTATGTTGAAACTGGCTGCCAGATATTCTAACACCCCTTGTGCACTTCTTTTCAATAGCAGTGCCACCAATAAACAATGCCCTCGGACGATGAACAACTATTTTCGATCATACATGGAAGGCCATAATCTGGATATCAAATTACACAGAGAACATTTTGGTGGCTCAATAGTGTCCAAGACCTGAACGAAGATAGTGGGCCCTTAAACatcatattaattcattttaatttatttccacCACTATAAGTAGGCAGCATTTTCCATTAGAGCAAGTCAATGTTATCATTAGAGGAATGgaaataaaggcaacataaagctTGCAAGCCACATCACTGATGTGTATTTGGATCTAAAGTATGAATGTCTCCCATGCTGGCCATTGAAACCTGTAGCGCCCACATTTGGAATCACAAAAAGTACCAGAATTGAGCGATACATCACATTTGCAAGCTGAATACTTCCTGTACTAAAAAAAGGTTTcaatcattaaaaaacaaaaacaatcacatGTAAAGACTCTCCAAATGATCACATCCTCACACATGGCATCATTTTGACAATTCAATAAGAATTTACTTGAGTCAGCTTCGACCTTCCTCACGTTCCCTTCTGAGATTGAGGATTTAATTATAGAATTCTCCATCACAGTTTTTCCTCATGATGCCTTCTGGATTCATTTACATAGAGGGGTGGTGACTAGAGCAAAAGGCATAAATTAATTCATTCTGAGTGGGAGCGATCATGTGCGTCTCTCAAGCCAGGTTAGAATGGGAGTCTGGCGAGCTTTTGTTTTCATTCTCGGTCTTGCCGTCCCAGTCCGTGGTGCCATTATGTGTGTCTGCTAATTTGCAGTCTGTGTGTGAAGTCATTGTGGAGGAAGAGGGATCCGTTTCAGACTCCATCAACCCTCCTCCCCCACCAGGGGGCCCCAGACCCTGAGCGCACTTCATATCTTCTGCAGGATTGCTTGCTGTGCAAATGTTCCCCTGGTTCACTCCTGATGTGCTTGGACTTTGCAGCTCCGCTGCAGCTGTGCTGGATGTCGGCGATTCCTGGATCCCTCCCGGCTCTAAGAGCGAGCTGTCAAGATGTGGAATGGCCAGAGCTTCTGGACCAATAGCCATCTCGGCCATCCAGTCAAGGTCGACGGGGAGAGTGGGGTTTACTAAGCCGTTGTGGTTTTCAAGCTGAGGCTGGTCATGAGCGGCTAGGCCATCCTGGCCATTAGTGTTAGCAGCTGCGTTAGCCTGGCCGGCGGGTGCTGCAGTACTAGTGTTGTTGTTGAGATTGTCCTGCAGGGCTGTCTGGTTGCCTTGACCCACCTGCTGGTTTTGAAGCAGCATCTCCTGGATCCGGATCTGCTGAAGGATGGCTGGCAGCTCGTAGTGGTGGAAAAAATAGATCATTGAGTGCtgccaaagacaaacacaaagaaGACTTAaactaaatacaattaaaacattAGGGAACATGAAATTCTTTACaatttacatcttttttttttttaaataaaactcttGCTGATACCTGAATGAAGAGCCAGGAGGTGACCAAAGCCAGGCTGCTGTACTGACCATTAAATCGGTAGTGATATGCATAGAAGGCAAAGTGATACAAGTAAaagaatctgaaaaaaaaacaaaaaacaagagatCCCATTGAGAAGTTGTATCCACAGAGACCCAGTTTAAACCTTGTATCAAGATGTGATATGGGTGATCCGATTACACGTCATCATTAAATACAGTAGACCTCGAACAATTACATAATACAAATTTGTAGACTACTAAGAACACCTACATTTTTATCTACTCTACTGTATAATGCAGCAGTGAATTTTACAGTGATTCCAGTCAAAATCTTCAGTAAACATGAAGCCAGTTCTAttgccacattttttatttttattgtatgtggaCCTGGAATGTGGAATGGATACTTAAGTGCATCTCTTTTGTGTTCACTTTAGATGTGATAGCACATCACATTactaaatattattgtaatttgtaaatagtgttattgttaataataataataataatgaagtaggggcctgggtagctcagcaagtaaagacgctgactgccaCACCAGGAGTTGAAAggtcaaatccagggcgtgctgagtgactccagtcaggcttccttagcaaccaattggccaggttgctaaggtgggtagagtcacattgggttaacctcctcgtggtcgccataatCGTGGTTGCATataatggttctcgctctcggtggggtgcttgGTGATTTGTGCGTGAAGCCTCctcacacgctaggtctccgcggtaacacgctatGAGATAAAATGCGTgaattgacgtctcagatgcggaggcaactgagattcgtcctccgccatccggattgagtcactacgtcaccatgaggacttggagcacattgggaattcaaaattggggagacaataaaaataaataaataataaaaataatagttatattattcaataataataacatttcagtcataatttaactttaaaagcctatagcttttattttggttgaACACTTCAGGAAGAAGAGCATCATCATGAACCCATCATTAGCCCTGCGCCGGCTAGGATTGCGTCAAGTcaggtcaagtggtttttattgtcgttcaaccatatacagttagtacagtacacagtgaaaagaggcaacattcctccaggaacatggtgctacctaaaacaacataggacaaacacagaaccacaagagacttcacagactaaataacattcctacataaagtgcacgtgcaaacatgtgcaaaaagtacgggacagtacaataaattactaaaaaggaacaggacaatagtgagagacagtgcagcgccgaccggtacccagtagtgcaaaagatgaccgtttctaaaaatgccaaatgtaaacataacatactatgagatagtgttccatgcacatagcagttattgaggtagcagccaggtataaagtgacaataattaaagtgcaactcagaacacgtgtgcgtgcgcgtgtgcgtCCAGtttctgagtattgaggagtctgatggcttgggggaagaagccgttacacagtctggccatgaaggcccaaatgctttggtacctcttgccagacggcaggagggtgaagagtttttGTGAGGGGTGTGTCCCcccatccacaatgctggttgctttgcggatgcagtgttttttgtaaatgtctttgatggagggaagagagaccctgatgatcttctcagctgtcctcactatcctctgcagggcttttggtccgaaacggtgcaagtcccaaaccaggcagtgatgcagctgctcaggatgctctcaatagtccctcagTTGTGTCATCAACAGAGCAGTGCTCATTCACTGAAGCATGATGTGCACGCAGACTATATTAACTTCTTAAACGCATCCTTTGCGattcacaaaactattgtatggcttcaaaagactttgaatataatgcattattcATATAGACtattttaatggtgcttttatgcaTAATTTATGTTATATTGGTGCTTGACCGTAATTACCATAACACAATAGAGCAATGTAAAACGCTCTTTATTAAATGCACTAACTGGGGGTGTAGACTTTAAAATAGGATTGCAGTAACGTATCACCTGCCTATATTtattggccaattattgaccaaattaaagcATATCAgttataaacatgaaaaactatTGTTAATTTAATTAGTAACATACTTtgtaaaaattctgttaattcaaatgcacaatccagaaataataatagccacaaaatgtagaagggttggcaatCCTAAAAACgtgaattatttaaattgaattcTCTTGTTCTCACGTTAAtgcgaaaaagaaaaaaacataaacagacatcACAGTTGTGAAAGTAGCACTTATCGGTCAAAATTTGTCATTTTGATGCATCCATTCTTGTAAAGTGCAACATAAACAATGCTTTTTCGCCATGGGggtgtttttttctgtttatattttataCGATTTTCAGCCTATTTTCTCTTTTggcctaaaaaaatattttaggagAGAAGCATCAAAGTTTTCTAGTGATGCagttaaatcattttttttttttttttgccatattccTAGTAAACATTGATGCTTCTCACCTGACCCTTGTGATTGGATCATcggaaacgcatcttaataccaggtgtaaaaagGGCCAAAATGACAATTGCACAAAGTAACAAAAAAGTGGGGCATGGAGCAAAAAAAGGGAAATGCTTTGTTCCAACTGCTAGGAAGCTGCTTTGCTCTTCACATGAAGCACACAAAACACTCAACTGATTTCaatagtttgatgttagcattttGCTAAAGTTGAAATGCGTTCTGGAATTATATATGATGCTATCTTAGAATCTGGATAAAACAAAGTATCTTCAAAGGCAGCATAATATTACTGCCCTAGGTGGGCAGCTCACTGAAGAGCAGCACAGGAAAAGACTGAAAACATACCTGAGCCAATGGCGTTTGCTCGTGTTGGTGTGGCAGCAGATGGCATCATATTGGTCAGCCAACCAAACAATGAGGATAATGTAGAAGGCAGTGGTTGTGTCATTGAAAAACTCAGACATGATGGCCTCCATCCCTACAGAAAGGATTGAAAATAAGTCATTAGCCATAAAACGAGCCTTTGATACTGATTGTGATTCATAAATCCTGGATTCCCGAGCTTTTAGACCAACaaatttccataacttttcccACAAAGAGTGGATTCTAGCCTATGAAGCATTTTAGATTTGATCATATCTAGAGAAATATACATTCACTTTAGAAATTCCCTGAAATTGTGCAAACCCTGTAAGACATGTGGTATGTGAAGTCATTATAACCTCAATCAACTGTAGAGGTGTAAATTGCAAGTTTCATCATGATACAATTTTATACAGAATCTCTTAGCCAGCGATACAATTTTTTTACGATCTCAAAGTCTACCGCAATATAATTTCAAAACATTATCTCACAAAACCAAATTAACATTTGagtattttattgagctctctgaaaagtgcaaatccagtATTATGCACAAAAATTAAGGTACTTCAGTTGTTGAAAAAGAAttatacagaaaaataaatacaaaaaataaagccaCATTAATGTGATCATAAATAGTTTTATGACAGCTCATTGCCTTGTGCAATGAGATAAACACTACAGTGACAATTTTTCATCTCTACAACAATCAAGCAAGTCTTTCAATCCAAAATTCTTACATACCCACAACTTATTTCTGACAGGAGATTATGTGCTATCCGTGTTTTTTcatggctacaacttccacagttatACTTAAAGATTCtgttacagtttactgtgataaatgttatTAAGGGTGTTTATGTGAAGATGTGAAAAGTCGTGTAACTTATGTTGGGGCAGGGCAGGTGTTTTCTCTTTGCCTCGTCAGAACTGTTCAGAATATTGTGGCTGTTTAGCCGTTTGAATTGGTTGAATCACTCCATGgcactttaaaatagaaaattctcatgTACAATTCAAAAGTGTTGAAAAGCGCAACAATATTGAGGGAAGCCTGATTTAATCGCACATGTAAGTCGCTTGCTATCTTGTCATCAGAGCTCGCAGCCCTGTTGACGTGTGTGCATGGATAGAGCACAGCGCAACTTCAGGCTTCAGCCAAACTGTGCATATCTGTGTCCCActtgagaagcatatttagcgctTGTAAAGAAAGATGAATATCATTAGGTTGCTGCATTGTCTGACGGAAATGCGTACAGACGTGGCatgagaatttcaaaataaaggtgCATTTCAAAACACTTCAGAATCCCAATGTTGAGTTTTACTTACCAACGAGGGCCAGGATGACAGTGAGGAGTGGTGCGGCAGGGAAAGCTATAGTCATATTCATCTCCAGCATCTGGAGAAGATCCACTGAGCACAGAGGAAATCAGAGGAAAATTCCATTCATGTGAGACATTGGAAACTGTGAGACTTTTAGTGTGTTATAGAAAGATAATGGATGTTATTGAAGTAGTGAAGATACAGTCGGAGAGCATAACAGGCTTCCATGAACTTACCTATAAAGACGAAAATCTGGTGATGCGAATACCGTAGCAGCATGGACACGGACAGagtctgagagagaaagagaagtcaGAGTCAAAATATTTTGATGGGTGCTTCAATTTGATTTGTTGATGTATTTACGAAACTTGATGTATTTATAGGCTTTTTTCAGCTTTCAGTACTTGAATGGATAAAATGATCCATTACTAATAAACTTTCTACAACAAAAGGCTACTACAGTAGAGAGAAAACACTTACAAATATAACCATGATTACAAAGGCTGCCAGGTAGGAGGTACGGGCCATCCACATACTGACAAAACGGTAGTGCTCTCCAGAGACCACATTCCTCAGGAACCCTGAATACAAACAAATCATACCCCAACATTAACATTTACTGTTGTGATGTCATTAAGATGTGTCTTGACATAGCATTAAGGAAATAGCACACCTTTGTTTTCTTCGTTCTCTGCTAAAGCCTTCACACTGGACATCAGAATGTCATCATAACCCAAGCATTCGTCAAGGAGGAAGCGACTGAAGCCATCTCCAAAGCACTGATCCTTCAATGGGTCTACAGACAACCCACAGACAGGTTGCTATACAGCagtattaaaagaatagttccacTTCCTTTTGCTCAACGCATGCGTCAAGTGCGAGGAAGTGTAAtaaagctttaaatcatgattgcACCTAGGaaactgcaatgtcaagatttatagtgaaaaagaagttacattttggcctgtttctcacccaagaCCGATCgtagccactggagtcttatggattacctttatgcagcctttatttcctctttgaagcttgaaagtgttgaacctcattgacttgtattgtaatTAACAAAAACACCTGATATCgccaaaatatatttgtttgtgttccacaaaagtaGTAAAATCATACCAGTTTGTGACGGTGGGTGAATATGGCAAAAAGACGTGAGAAGACTTTGTTGATGCACcacaaagacatatacttagaaAAGTTAAGTAGGAAAAAGTAGTTTATCTTGTGTGTATTTCTTTGATGTTGTGTTATGATAATAATTAAGATGAAAGCATTGTGGGGTTTCGCTAGAGGGTGTGAGGTACTCACCCAGGGTCACCACCATGACTGGGATGTTGAGCCGCTGGCGTGTGGCCTGAGACAGCCTCAGGAACCCGTACTCTAGAGAATATTCCACGATATACTCTTCTTGCGGCCACACTACACAAAAACATATACAAGTATCAAGTACCAATAAATGCTAAAAGTGTTCCATTAAATTCACACTTTATACCACTAAACCTATAGATTTAATATTTTTtccttaacttaaaaaaaaaagacccttattattatcatcatgacATTACAGTGGCATTTTTGGCAGTACCTTGGTTAGAGCTAAGATAGTGAC
Encoded proteins:
- the LOC127625835 gene encoding membralin-like isoform X1, translated to MSDNQGNLNNNVPLNNNINGGPNRIRNPAMNQNPLINVRDRLFHALFFKMAVTYARLFPPSFRRIFEFLVLLKALFMLFILAYIHIAFSRSPINCLEHVREKWPRDGILRVEIQRNSSRAPIFLQFYETEGIQGLVKEEDGSEARQPVIQTDIEEEEEMTMDMFDNSTVRFELDIEPRLNPLMNGGVPGASLNESQDLSYSQAPSKGMQPLRETVSEIEMLTRAVWPQEEYIVEYSLEYGFLRLSQATRQRLNIPVMVVTLDPLKDQCFGDGFSRFLLDECLGYDDILMSSVKALAENEENKGFLRNVVSGEHYRFVSMWMARTSYLAAFVIMVIFTLSVSMLLRYSHHQIFVFIVDLLQMLEMNMTIAFPAAPLLTVILALVGMEAIMSEFFNDTTTAFYIILIVWLADQYDAICCHTNTSKRHWLRFFYLYHFAFYAYHYRFNGQYSSLALVTSWLFIQHSMIYFFHHYELPAILQQIRIQEMLLQNQQVGQGNQTALQDNLNNNTSTAAPAGQANAAANTNGQDGLAAHDQPQLENHNGLVNPTLPVDLDWMAEMAIGPEALAIPHLDSSLLEPGGIQESPTSSTAAAELQSPSTSGVNQGNICTASNPAEDMKCAQGLGPPGGGGGLMESETDPSSSTMTSHTDCKLADTHNGTTDWDGKTENENKSSPDSHSNLA
- the LOC127625835 gene encoding membralin-like isoform X2, yielding MSDNQGNLNNNVPLNNNINGGPNRIRNPAMNQNPLINVRDRLFHALFFKMAVTYARLFPPSFRRIFEFLVLLKALFMLFILAYIHIAFSRSPINCLEHVREKWPRDGILRVEIQRNSSRAPIFLQFYETEGIQGLVKEEDGSEARQPVIQTDIEEEEEMTMDMFDNSTVRFELDIEPRLNPLMNGGVPGASLNESQDLSYSQAPSKVWPQEEYIVEYSLEYGFLRLSQATRQRLNIPVMVVTLDPLKDQCFGDGFSRFLLDECLGYDDILMSSVKALAENEENKGFLRNVVSGEHYRFVSMWMARTSYLAAFVIMVIFTLSVSMLLRYSHHQIFVFIVDLLQMLEMNMTIAFPAAPLLTVILALVGMEAIMSEFFNDTTTAFYIILIVWLADQYDAICCHTNTSKRHWLRFFYLYHFAFYAYHYRFNGQYSSLALVTSWLFIQHSMIYFFHHYELPAILQQIRIQEMLLQNQQVGQGNQTALQDNLNNNTSTAAPAGQANAAANTNGQDGLAAHDQPQLENHNGLVNPTLPVDLDWMAEMAIGPEALAIPHLDSSLLEPGGIQESPTSSTAAAELQSPSTSGVNQGNICTASNPAEDMKCAQGLGPPGGGGGLMESETDPSSSTMTSHTDCKLADTHNGTTDWDGKTENENKSSPDSHSNLA